The following are from one region of the Terriglobales bacterium genome:
- a CDS encoding (Fe-S)-binding protein translates to MENLPSAAQVSSWLIPGQVLFLMIHILAVACFAYIVARRLAPLLQAERDFRFDQPWARLRMVFKYWLGQWKHPRYRTAGTLHILIFAGFILLAMRAFTVLFVGIWPDFAMLSGKAGQIYDLITDYASTVVFACMIVAIIRRAVFKPARYAVPAKFGKGHPIDAIFLLALIAILMLADSSFAAAKTAGESHLGQPAAALAFLSLPWMLQIAFASASLTALRNLYIGAYLLHELTFYFLLCYRPFGIQFHVETSLFNVYFAKLDRDALKPVRWGISDDQLDQVKSFGVKKFEDFTWKHMLDFYSCADCGRCSDNCPSNSVGRPLSPRFLTIKARDYAFQHYPMFGSSTNSTPLVGNVYSEDEIWSCTTCGACEQECPLLVEYIDKIVDLRRGLIDEGRVPQSLQKPLKALESRGNPYGKMEKKRADWATAQEFQQACQVRILDQKNGANTLFFVDSITSYDDRMQSIGRATARILDHLGENFGILGAKEKDSGHEVRRFGEEFLFASLRDQNVAAIKASGVSRIVTADPHAYNALKRDYKDLPPVEHISQVIARGIKTGKLNFHPIANNDSVYAFHDPCYLGRHNQVYDEPRAVLDAIPGLKRIEMTRSRDRSFCCGGGGLMLFYEPKEDERIGVKRVQMAAEAGVNVIVTACPFCMVNIEDAIKVAGLEGKMTAIDLAELVDQHIAREAAQAA, encoded by the coding sequence ATGGAAAACCTCCCGTCAGCAGCGCAAGTCTCCAGTTGGTTGATCCCGGGGCAAGTTCTGTTCCTCATGATCCACATTCTTGCGGTCGCCTGTTTTGCCTACATCGTGGCTCGACGCCTGGCGCCACTGCTGCAAGCGGAGCGCGACTTCCGTTTCGATCAGCCCTGGGCCCGCTTGCGAATGGTCTTCAAGTATTGGCTGGGACAATGGAAGCACCCACGTTACCGCACCGCCGGAACGCTTCACATTCTGATCTTCGCCGGATTCATCCTGCTGGCCATGCGCGCCTTCACCGTGCTCTTCGTCGGTATCTGGCCGGACTTCGCCATGCTCTCCGGCAAGGCCGGCCAGATATACGACCTCATCACCGACTACGCCTCTACCGTCGTATTCGCTTGCATGATCGTGGCGATCATTCGCCGCGCCGTCTTCAAGCCTGCGCGTTACGCGGTGCCGGCAAAGTTCGGCAAAGGCCATCCCATTGACGCCATCTTCTTATTAGCGCTGATCGCCATACTCATGCTGGCGGACAGTTCCTTCGCCGCCGCCAAGACCGCCGGTGAGTCCCATCTCGGCCAACCCGCGGCGGCTTTGGCCTTCTTGTCCCTGCCTTGGATGTTGCAGATCGCCTTCGCTTCCGCTTCGCTGACAGCTCTGAGAAATCTCTACATTGGCGCCTATCTCCTGCATGAACTGACTTTCTACTTCCTGCTCTGCTACCGGCCGTTTGGCATTCAGTTTCACGTGGAGACCTCGCTGTTCAACGTCTACTTCGCCAAACTCGACCGCGACGCGCTCAAGCCTGTCCGATGGGGCATCTCCGACGATCAACTGGATCAGGTGAAATCTTTCGGCGTGAAGAAATTTGAGGACTTCACCTGGAAGCACATGCTCGACTTCTACAGCTGCGCCGATTGTGGCCGCTGTTCGGATAACTGCCCCTCCAACTCGGTGGGCAGACCATTGTCTCCACGCTTTCTCACTATTAAGGCGCGAGATTACGCCTTTCAGCATTACCCAATGTTCGGCAGCTCGACCAACAGCACGCCCCTGGTCGGGAATGTCTATTCCGAGGATGAGATCTGGTCCTGCACTACCTGCGGCGCCTGCGAACAGGAGTGCCCGTTGCTGGTGGAATACATCGACAAGATCGTCGACCTGCGCCGCGGCCTGATCGATGAAGGAAGAGTGCCCCAGTCCTTGCAGAAACCGTTGAAGGCTCTGGAGAGCCGCGGTAATCCCTACGGCAAGATGGAAAAGAAGAGGGCGGACTGGGCCACTGCCCAGGAGTTCCAGCAAGCCTGCCAGGTCAGGATTCTCGACCAAAAGAATGGCGCCAACACCCTCTTCTTCGTAGACAGCATCACCTCTTACGACGACCGCATGCAGTCGATTGGCCGGGCCACAGCCAGAATCCTCGACCACCTAGGCGAGAATTTCGGAATCCTCGGCGCGAAGGAAAAAGACAGCGGTCATGAGGTTCGGCGCTTCGGCGAGGAATTCCTCTTCGCCTCGTTGCGCGACCAGAACGTCGCCGCGATCAAGGCTTCAGGAGTCAGCCGCATCGTCACCGCCGATCCCCACGCCTACAACGCGCTGAAGCGCGACTACAAAGACCTTCCCCCGGTCGAGCACATCAGCCAGGTGATCGCCCGCGGAATTAAGACCGGCAAGCTCAACTTTCACCCGATCGCAAACAACGATAGCGTCTACGCGTTCCACGACCCCTGCTATCTGGGGCGGCACAACCAGGTCTACGACGAGCCCCGCGCTGTGCTCGATGCCATCCCGGGCCTCAAGCGGATCGAGATGACCCGCTCGCGAGATCGCTCCTTCTGCTGCGGTGGCGGTGGACTGATGTTGTTCTACGAACCCAAGGAAGATGAGCGAATCGGGGTAAAGCGTGTCCAGATGGCGGCCGAAGCTGGGGTCAACGTGATCGTAACCGCCTGTCCGTTCTGCATGGTGAACATTGAGGATGCCATCAAGGTTGCAGGCCTGGAAGGAAAGATGACCGCCATCGATCTGGCGGAACTGGTCGACCAACACATCGCCCGCGAAGCTGCGCAAGCGGCGTGA
- the adhE gene encoding bifunctional acetaldehyde-CoA/alcohol dehydrogenase, translating to MITSNDVQERTRVSQAENSGVLSPERIACLEGLVRQARAAAAVFTQFTQEDVDRIVKAMVLTGLDQAQYLARLAIEETRLGVLEDKVIKNMVATEFVYNYVKDKPTVGVIREFPERGLVEMAEPIGVIFSLIPITNPTSTVLFKCIMAIKTRNAVIFSPHPSACHCGYEAVRIMYEAALKHGAPEGVFTCLEAHTLQDNAYLMRHKDIGLIDATGGPGAVKAAYSSGKPALGVGPGNTPVYLEKTADLDMAVVDIITSKTFDNGTICASEQTVVIDDEIYDLVLKKFADLGTHICNENETELLGRTVIDPQTGFMQPMAVGQKATDIARVVGLSVKPDTKLLIAPIHGVGREHPLSVEKLFPLLAVYRANSTDEALKVCLDVNHAGGLGHTAVIFSHNDDIIRKFGELINAGRIIVNSPGSIGALGGVYNDMVPTFSFGCGTGGGNSTTDNVNVYHYLNIKRLARRTPAHMWFRVPNQIYFNMNAVENVRQFPSKSTIIITSAPLEQIGHADTVRRCLPPQTRVHVLVIPDAEPELKVVTQGVETLNFYKADQIIALGGGSVIDGAKIMKLKYESPQADIDELAAPFLDLRKRVVEFPTDKTNHARLIAISTTSGTGSEITPFAVLFDKARGRKVTLADYSLSPDVAIVDPQFVMSMPRALTADTGVDCLTHALESWVSVYASPYTDANALQAIQLAFKYLPIAYEHPRDEEARFMMHNAACIAAMAFANASVGVNHALAHAFGARFGVAHGRANALMLPHVIAYNASVPAKFKPSPNQRAYVAPPKYATAADTLGLGGQSVEEKVNNLIRAVEALLDRVGMPRSIASLGIPREDFERAVPELAKAAFDDPSWLSNPRMPLISELTGLFWKAYEGRRAAEAVTAVQQKQTA from the coding sequence ATGATCACGAGCAACGATGTGCAGGAGCGAACCCGCGTTTCGCAAGCAGAAAATTCTGGCGTGCTCAGTCCGGAGCGCATTGCCTGTCTCGAAGGACTCGTCCGTCAAGCCCGCGCCGCTGCCGCCGTCTTTACTCAATTCACTCAGGAGGACGTCGATCGCATTGTCAAAGCCATGGTCTTGACCGGACTCGACCAGGCTCAGTATCTGGCCCGCCTGGCAATCGAAGAAACCCGCCTGGGTGTTCTCGAAGACAAGGTCATCAAGAACATGGTGGCAACGGAGTTTGTCTACAACTACGTTAAGGACAAACCCACCGTCGGCGTCATTCGCGAGTTTCCTGAGCGTGGTCTGGTGGAGATGGCGGAACCGATCGGCGTCATTTTTTCTCTCATTCCCATAACCAACCCGACCTCCACCGTCCTCTTTAAATGCATCATGGCGATCAAAACCCGGAACGCCGTTATCTTCAGTCCGCACCCCAGCGCCTGTCATTGTGGCTACGAAGCAGTGCGGATCATGTATGAGGCGGCGCTCAAGCACGGCGCTCCCGAAGGCGTGTTCACCTGCCTGGAAGCGCATACCCTGCAAGATAACGCCTATCTGATGCGCCACAAAGATATCGGACTGATCGACGCCACCGGCGGCCCCGGCGCCGTGAAAGCTGCTTACAGCTCGGGCAAGCCCGCGCTGGGCGTCGGGCCCGGCAATACTCCCGTCTATCTGGAAAAAACTGCCGATCTGGACATGGCGGTGGTCGACATCATCACCTCCAAGACTTTCGACAACGGAACCATCTGCGCCTCCGAGCAGACCGTAGTCATTGACGACGAAATTTATGACCTCGTGTTGAAGAAGTTCGCCGATCTCGGGACACACATCTGTAACGAAAACGAAACCGAGTTGCTGGGGCGTACCGTCATCGATCCCCAAACCGGCTTCATGCAGCCCATGGCCGTCGGGCAGAAAGCCACCGACATCGCCCGTGTGGTTGGTCTTTCGGTTAAGCCCGATACCAAGCTACTGATTGCTCCCATTCACGGCGTAGGCCGCGAGCACCCTTTGTCTGTCGAGAAATTGTTTCCCCTGCTCGCAGTCTATCGCGCGAACTCCACCGATGAGGCGCTCAAGGTCTGCCTGGATGTGAATCATGCCGGCGGCCTGGGACACACCGCCGTCATCTTTTCGCACAACGACGACATCATTCGCAAGTTTGGTGAACTGATCAATGCCGGGCGAATCATCGTGAACTCCCCCGGATCCATTGGCGCCCTGGGCGGAGTCTACAACGACATGGTCCCCACCTTCTCATTCGGCTGCGGAACCGGCGGCGGCAACAGCACCACCGACAACGTCAATGTCTATCACTACCTGAATATCAAACGCCTGGCTCGCAGGACACCTGCGCATATGTGGTTCCGCGTTCCCAATCAGATTTACTTCAACATGAACGCCGTCGAGAACGTGCGCCAGTTCCCGAGCAAGTCCACCATCATTATTACTAGTGCGCCGTTGGAGCAGATCGGCCACGCCGATACCGTCCGGCGCTGCCTTCCTCCACAGACCCGAGTCCACGTGCTGGTCATCCCCGACGCCGAGCCCGAGCTTAAGGTCGTCACCCAGGGCGTCGAAACTCTCAACTTCTACAAAGCCGACCAGATCATCGCCCTGGGCGGCGGATCGGTAATTGATGGGGCCAAGATCATGAAGCTCAAGTACGAGTCGCCGCAGGCTGACATTGACGAACTGGCCGCTCCCTTCTTAGACCTCCGCAAGCGCGTCGTCGAGTTCCCAACCGACAAGACTAACCATGCGCGCCTGATTGCTATTTCCACTACCAGCGGAACTGGAAGTGAAATAACTCCCTTTGCCGTCCTCTTCGATAAAGCACGCGGACGCAAGGTGACTCTCGCTGACTACTCACTGAGCCCGGATGTAGCCATCGTCGATCCGCAATTCGTCATGTCCATGCCCAGAGCTCTCACCGCAGATACGGGGGTGGACTGCCTGACCCATGCCCTGGAATCCTGGGTTTCCGTCTACGCCTCTCCTTACACCGACGCCAACGCCCTGCAAGCGATTCAACTGGCATTCAAGTACCTTCCCATCGCCTATGAGCACCCCAGGGATGAAGAAGCGCGTTTCATGATGCACAACGCCGCCTGCATTGCGGCTATGGCTTTTGCCAACGCGTCGGTCGGCGTGAATCACGCTCTGGCGCATGCCTTCGGCGCGCGCTTCGGTGTTGCGCACGGACGCGCGAATGCCCTCATGTTGCCGCACGTGATTGCTTACAACGCGTCGGTCCCCGCCAAGTTCAAGCCGTCCCCCAACCAGCGGGCATATGTCGCACCCCCAAAATATGCGACCGCGGCGGACACGCTTGGACTTGGCGGTCAATCGGTCGAAGAAAAAGTTAACAACCTCATTAGAGCCGTAGAGGCATTGCTTGACCGCGTGGGAATGCCCCGCTCCATCGCCTCCCTGGGAATCCCCAGGGAAGACTTCGAGCGGGCGGTACCGGAATTGGCCAAGGCCGCTTTTGACGATCCTTCCTGGCTGTCGAATCCTCGCATGCCATTGATCAGCGAATTAACAGGATTGTTCTGGAAGGCCTATGAGGGCCGCCGCGCGGCCGAGGCGGTCACTGCAGTTCAGCAAAAACAGACGGCATAA
- a CDS encoding acyl-CoA dehydrogenase family protein, translating to MIPFKTLKLSLKSFKDFAKKRLPDEKLIELDEKDECPMEIVRYMCNPDQLGIQLLFVPEDCGGLGGGAFDVYLICEEMARVDLGVATSVLATFLGSDPITVGATPEQKKHWLTRIAEEGLLFAYGATEPEAGSDLGALRTTADRVTENGRVVGYKITGNKQWISNGGVADAYTILANTPGGPSWFIVEKGAKGFTHDKPENKHGIRLSNTAALALDNVYVDADRLVGGVEGQGLNQAQAVFGYTRLMVAAFGLGGGWAALDRAIPYSTKRIQAGAPLSEKQGYTHKLIVPHVARLEAARAYIEETAERIDAGEGTLNTEGAIAKYMATEAGNMAAEASIQALGGYGYTHEYMVEKISRDVRITIIYEGTSEIMEMTISRDRWQLHLKTRGQYYHEQAQKMEALHAQRPNVGANIAALALHALAEVMEKARVARLTRFQHILLRLGELIAYAECAGCLARRAAATADNKLNEKANRRFDPDALAALSRVFARDAALKVAQEGLRLSIGAASLSAAEIPAFETSLGFPAILQAQTGLIADMDYIADVLYNRAQKRAAAA from the coding sequence ATGATCCCATTCAAAACCCTGAAACTGAGTTTGAAATCCTTCAAAGACTTCGCCAAGAAACGTCTGCCCGACGAGAAGCTCATCGAGTTGGACGAAAAAGACGAATGCCCCATGGAAATCGTCCGCTACATGTGCAATCCCGATCAGCTCGGCATTCAGTTGCTCTTCGTTCCCGAAGATTGCGGCGGCTTAGGTGGCGGCGCCTTCGATGTGTACCTCATCTGCGAAGAAATGGCGCGCGTCGATCTGGGTGTGGCGACATCGGTACTGGCCACGTTTCTGGGCAGCGATCCCATTACCGTCGGTGCAACTCCCGAGCAGAAAAAACACTGGCTGACGCGTATCGCGGAAGAAGGATTGTTGTTCGCCTACGGCGCCACCGAGCCCGAAGCCGGCAGTGATCTGGGAGCCCTGCGCACCACCGCGGACCGTGTCACCGAGAATGGCCGGGTGGTCGGCTACAAGATCACCGGCAACAAGCAGTGGATCAGCAATGGTGGCGTGGCCGATGCCTACACCATCCTGGCCAACACGCCCGGCGGTCCCAGTTGGTTCATCGTGGAAAAAGGGGCCAAGGGCTTCACCCACGACAAGCCCGAAAACAAGCACGGTATTCGCCTCAGCAACACCGCCGCACTGGCGCTCGACAACGTCTATGTCGATGCCGATCGTCTGGTCGGCGGCGTGGAAGGCCAGGGCCTGAACCAGGCGCAGGCTGTCTTCGGCTACACCCGCCTGATGGTTGCGGCCTTCGGACTCGGAGGTGGCTGGGCGGCGCTGGATCGTGCAATTCCCTATTCCACAAAACGCATCCAGGCAGGAGCGCCGCTCTCCGAAAAGCAGGGATACACCCACAAACTGATCGTCCCGCACGTCGCCCGCCTCGAAGCTGCCCGGGCCTATATCGAAGAAACCGCCGAGCGCATTGACGCCGGAGAAGGCACCTTGAACACCGAAGGCGCCATTGCCAAGTACATGGCCACCGAGGCCGGCAATATGGCTGCCGAAGCCAGCATCCAGGCCCTGGGCGGTTACGGCTACACCCACGAGTACATGGTGGAGAAGATCAGCCGCGACGTTCGCATCACCATCATCTACGAGGGCACCTCGGAAATCATGGAGATGACCATCAGCCGTGACCGCTGGCAGCTCCATCTGAAAACCCGCGGGCAGTACTATCACGAGCAAGCGCAAAAAATGGAAGCCCTGCACGCCCAGCGCCCCAACGTCGGTGCCAACATCGCCGCGCTGGCTCTGCATGCACTTGCGGAGGTAATGGAAAAGGCCAGAGTGGCACGTCTCACCCGCTTCCAGCACATTCTCCTGCGTCTCGGCGAGTTGATCGCCTACGCCGAGTGCGCCGGATGCCTGGCCCGCCGTGCCGCCGCGACCGCGGATAACAAGCTTAACGAAAAAGCCAACCGGCGCTTTGATCCCGACGCTTTGGCAGCGCTGAGCCGAGTCTTCGCCCGCGACGCTGCCCTTAAGGTCGCACAGGAAGGCCTGCGTTTGTCGATCGGAGCCGCCAGCCTGAGTGCGGCGGAGATCCCCGCCTTCGAAACAAGTTTGGGTTTCCCTGCCATTCTTCAGGCGCAGACTGGCCTCATTGCAGATATGGATTACATCGCTGACGTCTTATACAACCGCGCGCAGAAGCGCGCGGCAGCCGCCTAG
- a CDS encoding electron transfer flavoprotein subunit beta/FixA family protein, producing MEILVCVRRVPDTSENEIQLNRAGNDIERDDLVYSINEPDNYAVEEALQLVARLGGNVTVVTVGNEDDEEVLRREMAMGANQGVLISDEEFTGSDGKGIATILKAFIDKGHYDLILTGVQAEDGGAQVGGMLAAMLDYPFASLVNSIEVLDSKKLKISREIEGGNKEMNEIDLPCVLSIQTGINEPRYVGMRGIRQVASIPIPTFATSDLGLDPGTVGETGAKVKRLDYFVPALGKGAEMLQGSREENADRVLELVAAKGGLK from the coding sequence GTGGAAATTCTGGTTTGCGTACGAAGAGTGCCCGACACATCGGAAAACGAGATTCAGCTCAACCGCGCCGGCAACGACATTGAGCGCGATGACCTCGTCTATTCCATCAACGAACCCGATAACTATGCCGTCGAAGAGGCGCTGCAGCTGGTCGCCAGGCTCGGCGGCAACGTCACCGTCGTTACCGTGGGCAACGAGGACGACGAGGAGGTCCTGCGCCGCGAGATGGCCATGGGCGCAAACCAGGGCGTGCTGATCTCGGATGAGGAATTCACCGGATCAGACGGCAAAGGTATCGCCACCATCCTCAAAGCTTTCATCGACAAGGGTCACTACGACCTGATCCTGACCGGCGTTCAGGCGGAAGACGGCGGCGCCCAGGTTGGAGGCATGTTGGCCGCCATGCTCGATTATCCGTTCGCGTCTCTGGTCAATTCCATCGAGGTCCTCGACAGCAAGAAGCTGAAGATCAGCCGCGAAATCGAGGGCGGCAACAAGGAGATGAATGAGATCGATCTCCCCTGTGTGCTCTCGATTCAGACCGGGATTAACGAACCGCGCTACGTCGGGATGCGCGGCATCCGCCAGGTAGCGTCCATACCGATTCCAACCTTCGCCACTTCCGACCTCGGTCTCGATCCAGGCACGGTGGGCGAGACCGGCGCCAAAGTGAAACGTCTCGACTATTTCGTGCCCGCGCTCGGCAAGGGAGCCGAGATGCTGCAGGGCAGCCGCGAAGAAAACGCCGACAGAGTTCTTGAGCTAGTCGCAGCCAAAGGAGGGTTGAAGTAA
- a CDS encoding electron transfer flavoprotein subunit alpha/FixB family protein: protein MPRIFAYILHKDGVPADPAAELAAAARKIDAGASPVAILTGSGPDLESACNALRASYAEVWKISNEALAYPNAELVRKALVGVVPAGSILLVAHEHFGIDLAPGLSIKLKSTFVSDVTAIDGLDGAHLKVVRQEFGGQVSAHVACDTSAGAVVSVRPGSFKPLEGPAVNGQVLDKSAAIGTLTTGRRYLQTIAAEAGDVDITKHNVLVSIGRGIQKPENVAIAQELADALGAAVSCSRPVVDAKWMEKSRQVGSSGKTVKPKVYLACGISGAFQHLAGLKGNPFIVAINKNPKAPIFQVADVGIVDDILEFLPELTNKVREMRSVSAK from the coding sequence ATGCCTCGAATTTTTGCTTACATCCTGCACAAAGATGGTGTGCCCGCTGATCCCGCGGCGGAACTGGCGGCAGCGGCACGCAAGATTGATGCCGGCGCATCTCCCGTCGCCATTCTCACCGGTTCGGGTCCAGACCTCGAGTCCGCGTGCAACGCCCTCCGCGCTTCCTATGCTGAAGTCTGGAAGATCTCGAATGAAGCTCTCGCCTATCCCAACGCTGAGTTGGTCCGCAAAGCCCTCGTAGGCGTTGTGCCTGCCGGCAGCATTCTCTTGGTTGCGCACGAGCACTTCGGGATCGATCTGGCCCCGGGACTCTCCATCAAGCTGAAGTCAACATTCGTCTCCGACGTAACCGCAATCGACGGCCTGGATGGTGCCCATCTCAAAGTCGTCCGCCAGGAATTCGGGGGCCAGGTCAGCGCCCACGTGGCTTGTGACACCTCAGCCGGTGCGGTTGTCAGCGTGCGTCCTGGTTCGTTCAAGCCGCTTGAGGGCCCCGCCGTAAATGGCCAGGTGCTCGACAAATCGGCAGCCATTGGCACATTAACCACTGGCCGGCGTTATCTGCAGACCATCGCGGCCGAAGCTGGCGATGTCGATATCACCAAACACAACGTCCTCGTATCCATCGGTCGAGGTATTCAGAAACCCGAGAACGTTGCCATCGCTCAGGAACTGGCTGACGCGCTGGGCGCAGCGGTTTCCTGCTCACGACCCGTAGTCGATGCCAAGTGGATGGAAAAATCCCGCCAGGTCGGTTCTTCCGGCAAGACTGTCAAGCCCAAGGTCTATCTGGCGTGCGGCATCAGCGGCGCGTTCCAGCACCTGGCCGGTTTGAAAGGCAATCCATTCATCGTCGCGATTAACAAAAATCCCAAGGCTCCCATCTTTCAGGTAGCGGATGTCGGCATTGTCGATGACATCCTGGAATTCCTGCCCGAACTGACCAACAAAGTCCGCGAAATGCGCAGCGTTTCGGCAAAGTGA
- a CDS encoding wax ester/triacylglycerol synthase family O-acyltransferase, translating to MQHDVLDNRLSWGDTVFLNLERKDMPLNVASVCVFDGQIPFKTCIRFVESKLPLIPRYLQRLVAPPLNIGLPSWEFDPNFDIRNHVFDVTLKRGSEAELKTFAGKIFSKVMDRRRPLWDLTLVHGLTGNRTALIARIHHCVVDGIAGVGIMNALLDASPEVQPLPRKKLRLQVASPRNAWTSLTNSVIDSYSDFVRRILSAYEDLLSIAERAAATGASTSTDEFFHLLPEITAFTERLRFNLPYRGPQKFAWADIPLDEVKAIRHACGTSVNDVILALVTATFRRYCELHGDPVKGRLLRIMVPVNLRGNGQPNEMGNRISLVPVTIPFDIRNPRKLLAAVHKRTEFLKRSHAAELVSLAGGLVGMLPTSLQAFAGPIASQLPITPFNLVCTNVPGPQFPLYLIGHKMLQWYPYVPVGGEMAVNCAILSYNGAMYFGFSGEVHAAPDLRRLETLLSASFKELKQAAGHQPPRNKRKKRIEASKPALAKPKKTPGPVPAPGANLPATPGLAVQAEETPTRLIA from the coding sequence ATGCAGCACGACGTTCTCGACAATCGCCTCTCATGGGGTGACACCGTTTTCCTGAACCTGGAGCGCAAGGACATGCCGCTCAACGTGGCCAGTGTCTGCGTGTTCGATGGGCAGATTCCGTTTAAAACCTGCATCCGTTTTGTCGAATCGAAACTGCCGCTTATTCCCCGCTATCTCCAGAGACTAGTGGCTCCCCCGCTGAACATTGGCCTGCCCAGTTGGGAATTCGATCCCAACTTCGACATACGCAACCATGTGTTCGACGTGACCCTCAAGCGTGGCTCCGAGGCGGAGTTGAAGACCTTTGCCGGAAAAATCTTCAGCAAGGTCATGGACCGCCGCCGGCCTTTGTGGGACCTCACCCTGGTGCACGGTCTTACAGGTAACCGCACTGCCCTCATCGCCCGCATTCATCACTGCGTCGTCGATGGCATCGCCGGAGTGGGCATCATGAACGCTCTCCTCGATGCCAGCCCGGAAGTGCAGCCACTGCCTCGAAAGAAACTACGCCTCCAGGTCGCCTCACCACGCAATGCCTGGACCTCGCTGACCAACAGCGTCATTGATTCCTATTCCGATTTCGTCAGACGAATTCTTTCCGCTTACGAAGACCTGCTGAGCATAGCCGAGCGGGCTGCGGCCACTGGCGCCAGTACCTCAACCGATGAATTCTTTCATCTGCTGCCGGAAATCACGGCATTCACCGAACGGCTGCGATTCAATCTCCCTTACCGCGGACCGCAAAAGTTCGCCTGGGCAGACATTCCTCTGGATGAGGTCAAGGCGATCCGGCATGCTTGCGGAACCAGTGTGAACGACGTCATCCTCGCGCTGGTGACGGCTACCTTCCGCCGCTACTGCGAACTCCATGGCGATCCGGTAAAAGGCCGCCTGCTCCGCATCATGGTTCCGGTGAATCTGCGCGGGAATGGCCAGCCCAACGAGATGGGAAACCGTATTTCGCTGGTACCGGTCACGATTCCCTTCGATATTCGCAATCCTCGAAAGCTGCTCGCCGCCGTTCATAAGAGAACTGAGTTTCTCAAGCGGTCGCACGCCGCCGAGCTGGTCAGTCTGGCCGGCGGTCTGGTCGGAATGCTTCCCACTTCGTTGCAGGCTTTCGCCGGTCCCATTGCCAGCCAGCTTCCGATTACGCCGTTCAATTTAGTTTGTACCAACGTGCCGGGACCGCAATTCCCCCTCTACCTGATCGGCCACAAGATGCTGCAGTGGTACCCCTACGTCCCGGTCGGCGGCGAAATGGCCGTCAACTGCGCCATTCTGAGCTACAACGGAGCCATGTACTTCGGGTTCAGCGGCGAGGTACACGCGGCGCCGGATCTGCGGCGCCTGGAAACACTCTTGTCAGCAAGCTTCAAAGAACTGAAACAGGCGGCAGGGCATCAGCCGCCACGCAACAAAAGAAAGAAGCGAATTGAGGCCTCGAAGCCGGCCCTCGCAAAACCAAAGAAAACTCCCGGCCCCGTTCCCGCCCCTGGCGCCAATCTGCCCGCGACGCCCGGGCTGGCAGTGCAAGCGGAAGAAACTCCCACGCGATTGATCGCTTAG
- a CDS encoding STAS domain-containing protein, with translation MSLKIDGECLTRALQSAEEQLDRAEGKLALDFSSVRRIDPNALAALAKFAGSADDKAIKVTLHGVSVDVYKVLKLSRLTSRFSFVSDDAHLAAPSKES, from the coding sequence ATGTCACTGAAGATTGACGGAGAGTGCCTGACCCGTGCTTTGCAATCTGCCGAGGAGCAGTTGGACAGGGCCGAAGGCAAGTTAGCCTTGGATTTCTCGTCGGTGCGCCGAATCGATCCCAACGCGCTCGCCGCGCTGGCGAAATTCGCCGGCAGCGCCGACGACAAGGCCATCAAGGTCACATTGCACGGCGTGAGCGTCGATGTTTACAAAGTGCTTAAGCTGTCCAGGCTAACGTCCCGCTTTTCTTTTGTAAGCGACGACGCCCACCTGGCCGCACCAAGCAAGGAGAGCTGA